One window of Pseudacidobacterium ailaaui genomic DNA carries:
- a CDS encoding capsule assembly Wzi family protein: MCFFVALSLPLQSAFSLQSATAAQQSTGSSQQPSVPPNYVPASPIVHVSTLGSSYVPMDSWMYPALDRLQALGYLDTAFLGLRPWTRLSILHMLQQTADKIEGDTNNDEAREIYLALLHEVSPEFENDYGEHAVHAQVESVYTQMRGISGTPLRDSYHLGQTIINDYGRPYEEGFNNYSGFSAQSEAGRFALYFRGEYQHAPSASGYSPALFQYLSEDIDGIPVATNPNQATIPLGPIASVNTFRVQEAALSYNILNHSISFGKNDHWWGPGQGGAFAFSNNAENIYSFQIDRTEPLRIPLLSRLTGPFRYQFFVGSLKGHTDPNSPWLHGEKVSFKPTENLEFGFERTVIWGGKDHVPITLHSFLKSFFSVQNVSPQEKFSRNDPGARFGTFDFSYRLPYLRKWLTLYTDSLVHDDVSPISAPRRSAIRPGLYLSHFPGIDHLDLRVEAVSTDPVSNSTAQGNFLYYETVQRQGYTNKGMIMGDWIGRQAKGGQAWLTWHLSPKEQVQFSYRNAKASALNVDSAGHPAGFLPGGTTQNDYQFSVVKRIMKQIELNGWVQYEQWNAPLYKSGSQSDTTATFQVTWYPRENKIF; this comes from the coding sequence ATGTGTTTTTTTGTTGCGCTTTCTCTTCCGCTGCAATCGGCATTTTCCCTGCAGAGCGCCACCGCGGCGCAACAGAGCACAGGCAGTTCTCAGCAGCCATCCGTCCCGCCCAATTACGTTCCCGCATCTCCTATCGTGCACGTCAGCACGCTTGGGTCTTCCTATGTACCGATGGACAGCTGGATGTATCCTGCGCTCGATCGCCTGCAGGCCCTTGGGTATCTTGATACTGCATTTCTGGGACTGCGTCCCTGGACACGTCTCAGCATCCTGCATATGCTCCAGCAGACGGCGGACAAGATCGAAGGGGACACGAACAACGATGAAGCCCGGGAAATTTATCTCGCCCTGCTGCACGAAGTCTCTCCGGAATTTGAGAATGATTACGGAGAGCATGCCGTTCATGCCCAAGTGGAAAGCGTCTACACCCAGATGCGCGGAATCAGCGGCACTCCGCTGCGCGACAGCTACCATTTGGGCCAGACCATCATCAATGACTATGGCCGCCCTTATGAAGAAGGCTTCAATAATTATTCCGGCTTCAGCGCGCAGAGCGAGGCGGGACGGTTTGCACTCTATTTTCGCGGCGAATACCAGCATGCTCCCAGTGCTTCCGGATATTCACCCGCACTTTTTCAGTACCTTTCCGAAGATATTGATGGCATTCCCGTAGCCACCAACCCCAACCAGGCGACGATTCCGCTCGGTCCCATTGCCTCAGTCAACACGTTTCGGGTGCAGGAAGCCGCCTTGTCCTACAACATCCTCAATCACTCCATCTCTTTCGGAAAGAATGACCACTGGTGGGGCCCGGGACAAGGGGGTGCCTTTGCCTTCAGCAACAATGCTGAGAACATCTATTCCTTCCAGATTGACCGCACGGAACCCCTACGGATTCCGCTGCTCTCCAGGCTCACCGGACCGTTTCGCTATCAATTTTTTGTAGGAAGCCTGAAAGGGCACACGGACCCGAATTCACCCTGGCTACATGGAGAGAAAGTCAGCTTCAAACCAACAGAGAACCTCGAATTTGGTTTTGAACGCACCGTCATCTGGGGCGGCAAAGACCACGTACCCATTACCTTGCACAGCTTCCTTAAGAGTTTCTTCAGTGTACAGAACGTTTCTCCACAGGAGAAATTCTCCCGCAACGATCCCGGAGCGCGCTTCGGCACCTTCGATTTTTCCTATCGTCTACCCTATTTGCGCAAGTGGCTCACACTCTACACCGATTCTCTTGTGCATGACGACGTAAGCCCCATCAGTGCACCGCGCCGTTCCGCAATCCGCCCTGGCCTGTACCTTTCGCACTTTCCAGGAATCGATCATCTCGATTTACGTGTAGAGGCCGTATCCACCGACCCGGTCAGTAATTCCACCGCGCAGGGCAACTTCCTCTACTACGAGACGGTCCAGCGGCAGGGCTACACCAACAAAGGAATGATCATGGGTGATTGGATTGGCCGTCAGGCCAAAGGCGGCCAGGCATGGCTCACCTGGCACCTTTCTCCCAAGGAACAGGTACAGTTCAGCTACCGGAACGCCAAGGCTTCCGCGCTCAACGTGGACAGCGCAGGGCATCCTGCCGGGTTTCTGCCCGGAGGCACTACCCAGAACGATTATCAATTCAGCGTCGTCAAACGCATCATGAAGCAGATTGAGCTGAACGGCTGGGTGCAGTATGAGCAGTGGAATGCACCGCTCTACAAATCCGGCTCTCAGAGCGACACCACAGCTACCTTCCAGGTGACGTGGTATCCGAGGGAAAACAAAATCTTCTGA
- the argJ gene encoding bifunctional glutamate N-acetyltransferase/amino-acid acetyltransferase ArgJ has protein sequence MNDSSLLTQDALPSGFRFAAVKAGIKPSGNLDLALAVADLTASAAAMFTSNRVVAAPVLVGRRHMKRSKGRVRTVIVNAGNANCATGPAGIEACEKVCRAAAAAFDCQEDEVFPSSTGIIGVPLPSEKPIHALPQLAATLAATPEQFSLFARAILTTDTKPKVATARISVNEKTVKIAGVCKGAGMIHPQLVPHATMLVYLFTDAAISPEDLDALLQKSVEVSFNRISIDGDTSTNDTVLLLASGASGVPMDASSAAFSNALTEVCTSLAKQIVDDGEGVTHVVELQIEGAPTDRDALSVAKAIAHSPLVKTAWAGCDPNWGRLMAAAGYSGVAVDPERISIWFGDLPICRNGGRAPEFDEAAAHQYLKQRNFTVRIDLGLGRGFCRFWTTDLTADYVHINADYST, from the coding sequence ATGAACGACTCATCGCTTCTTACTCAGGACGCATTGCCTTCCGGCTTCCGTTTCGCTGCCGTCAAGGCCGGAATCAAACCCAGTGGCAACCTGGATCTGGCCCTTGCCGTAGCGGACTTAACGGCAAGCGCTGCTGCCATGTTTACCAGCAACCGGGTCGTGGCCGCGCCTGTTCTCGTGGGCCGCAGACACATGAAGCGCAGCAAAGGCCGCGTGCGGACGGTGATCGTCAATGCCGGCAATGCAAATTGTGCCACCGGGCCCGCCGGCATCGAGGCCTGCGAAAAGGTATGCCGCGCCGCAGCCGCGGCGTTTGACTGCCAGGAAGACGAAGTCTTTCCCTCCTCCACCGGAATCATCGGGGTCCCGCTGCCGTCAGAAAAACCGATCCATGCCCTGCCGCAGCTTGCAGCCACTCTCGCCGCCACGCCGGAGCAGTTTTCCCTTTTTGCCCGTGCCATTCTGACCACCGACACGAAACCAAAGGTGGCAACGGCCCGGATATCTGTCAACGAAAAGACTGTGAAAATTGCCGGCGTCTGTAAGGGTGCCGGGATGATTCATCCACAGCTCGTTCCTCACGCAACCATGCTTGTGTATCTCTTCACAGATGCGGCGATCAGCCCGGAAGACCTGGACGCGCTTCTCCAGAAGAGCGTGGAAGTCAGTTTCAATCGCATTTCCATCGACGGAGACACATCGACCAATGACACGGTCCTTCTGCTGGCCTCCGGCGCCAGCGGTGTCCCCATGGATGCCTCCAGCGCGGCCTTCAGCAATGCCCTCACAGAAGTATGTACCTCTTTGGCCAAGCAGATTGTCGACGACGGAGAAGGCGTGACGCATGTTGTGGAATTGCAGATCGAGGGCGCACCTACAGACCGGGACGCGCTCTCCGTGGCGAAGGCCATTGCGCATTCTCCACTGGTCAAGACGGCATGGGCCGGATGCGATCCGAACTGGGGACGTTTGATGGCCGCCGCTGGTTATTCCGGCGTCGCAGTAGATCCGGAACGCATCAGCATCTGGTTTGGAGACCTTCCCATTTGCCGGAACGGTGGTCGTGCGCCGGAATTCGACGAAGCGGCCGCGCACCAGTATCTGAAGCAGCGGAATTTCACCGTGCGGATAGATTTGGGTCTGGGACGGGGCTTCTGCCGTTTCTGGACCACAGACCTGACTGCGGACTATGTGCATATTAACGCCGACTACTCAACCTAG
- a CDS encoding ABC transporter ATP-binding protein has protein sequence MEHVHVARGEAIVLHDVSLRIKTGEHVAILGPNGCGKSTLIKTITCECYPIFTPEMRCSLLGRERWDVSQLRRHLGVVSADMPGERTPVSKGRDVVVAGFFSASTIWPNLHISEEMWQRAHEAMVLMEATHLADKLVGEMSAGEQRRIMIARALVHQPEMLLLDEPSNALDIAAQRELRETLRIVARQGTGIMMVTHHLADILPEIDRVIMMRSGRIVADGPKTELITADRLRSLFGVEVTLTQRDGYWHSW, from the coding sequence ATGGAACATGTCCACGTGGCCCGTGGTGAGGCCATTGTGCTGCATGATGTGAGTTTACGGATCAAAACAGGGGAACATGTTGCCATCCTGGGGCCAAACGGCTGCGGAAAATCCACGCTGATTAAGACCATCACCTGCGAGTGCTATCCGATTTTCACTCCGGAGATGCGATGCAGTTTGCTGGGGCGCGAGCGGTGGGACGTTTCCCAATTGCGTCGGCATTTGGGTGTTGTTTCGGCCGACATGCCGGGCGAGCGTACTCCTGTTTCCAAAGGGCGCGATGTCGTGGTGGCCGGCTTCTTCTCGGCGTCCACCATCTGGCCCAATCTGCACATTAGTGAAGAGATGTGGCAGCGCGCCCATGAAGCCATGGTCCTGATGGAAGCCACACACCTGGCCGACAAACTGGTGGGTGAGATGTCGGCCGGAGAGCAGCGCCGCATCATGATTGCCCGTGCGCTCGTCCATCAACCGGAGATGCTTCTGCTCGATGAGCCATCGAACGCACTGGACATTGCCGCCCAGCGCGAATTGCGGGAAACATTACGTATCGTGGCCCGACAGGGCACGGGCATCATGATGGTCACACACCACCTGGCCGATATTCTTCCCGAGATTGACCGCGTCATCATGATGCGCAGCGGGCGCATTGTTGCCGATGGCCCAAAGACAGAACTGATTACCGCTGATCGGCTGCGCAGTCTTTTTGGCGTGGAAGTAACATTGACGCAGCGAGATGGCTACTGGCATTCCTGGTGA